Proteins found in one Planococcus citri chromosome 2, ihPlaCitr1.1, whole genome shotgun sequence genomic segment:
- the LOC135838041 gene encoding PHD finger protein 7-like, with the protein MSSSLILLSKFENGQCCVFCRSSIIDPLSCGPVYQYKHLIAHYFCLLLSSNIRQNGRDTQGILGFLQEDIEREVARGKKLSCSYCRKKGALIGCGVKSCKTMFHLPCGISKQALSLYYDRFTSYCYKHRSWINFPDLEGVQIESKTCSICLENLSLPMGNITWSTCCKNAWYHKRCIQEVALNSGYYFRCPICNNESIFRNQMLEFGIYIPNQDASWEQEPNAYSGVYERYSHCDAVTCYCPWGRDTCHRAGAWQIVLCYRCLQKGIHKKCSMGTVKRDLWCCSSQTCLNESSSEDVEVPETSSGITTQNLTLPSSSCENKENFALHSNSGDLSNRNYLHRRSTVEVFNATSVTEHRQSSFSSILCSQKECFSGRETLESSSFAFNLPPVNSVQRPAFAQLLRRRSLRFNVTSANHEDEKTKRNAFQKNEKCNQPKKNVGKNSTRYSNMRLHRASNHLDLIGRRRRRRFLIDKRVVFVYPAIMKCIKNFEITL; encoded by the exons ATGTCATCTTCGCTGATCcttctttcaaaattcgaaaatgggCAATGCTGCGTATTTTGTAGAAGTAGCATTATCGATCCCCTTTCTTGTGGACCAGTCTACCAGTACAAACATCTTATCGCTCATTATTTTTGTCta TTACTATCTTCGAACATCCGTCAAAATGGACGAGATACCCAAggaattttgggatttttacaAGAAGATATTGAAAGAGAAGTCGCTCGAGGAAAGAAACTG TCTTGTAGCTATTGCAGGAAGAAAGGAGCTCTGATAGGATGCGGCGTGAAATCATGCAAAACAATGTTTCATTTACCTTGCGGTATTTCAAAACAAGCGTTGAGTCTGTATTATGACCGATTTAC TTCGTATTGCTATAAGCACAGGAGTTGGATAAACTTTCCCGATTTGGAAGGCGTccaaattgaaagtaaaacttGTTCGATTTGTTTGGAAAATCTCTCCTTACCGATGGGTAATATTACATGGTCTACTTGCTGCAAAAATGCATGGTATCATAAACGATGCATTCAG gaGGTTGCCCTCAATTCCGGATATTATTTTCGATGCCCGATTTGTAACAACGAAAGTATATTTAGAAATCAAATGCTCGAATTCGGTATCTATATTCCGAACCA AGACGCATCTTGGGAACAAGAACCGAATGCTTATTCTGGTGTCTACGAAAGGTACAGCCATTGCGATGCTGTGACGTGTTATTGCCCTTGGGGAAGAGATACTTGTCATCGAGCAGG AGCTTGGCAAATCGTATTATGCTACCGGTGTTTGCAAAAAGGAATTCATAAGAAGTGTAGTATGGGAACAGTGAAACGAGATTTGTGGTGTTGTTCCAGTCAAACTTGTTTAAacg aaagttcgaGCGAAGATGTAGAAGTACCCGAAACTTCATCCGGAATTACGACACAAAA CTTGACACTACCCTCGAGTAGTTGCGAAAACAAGGAGAATTTCGCTCTCCATTCAAACTCCGGTGATTTATCTAATCGAAATTATCTTCATAGAAGAAGTACGGTTGAAGTTTTTAATGCCACTTCGGTTACTGAACATCGGCAATCGTCTTTCTCTTCGATACTCTGTTCTCAAAAAG AATGTTTCAGTGGTCGAGAGACTCTCGAAAGTAGTTCATTTGCATTCAATTTGCCTCCTGTGAACTCCGTCCAGCGGCCTGCATTTGCTCAGCTCCTGAGAAGACGCAGTTTGCGAttcaa TGTTACAAGTGCCAATcatgaagatgaaaaaactaaaagaaaTGCATTTCAAAA gaatgaaaaatgcaaccagccaaagaaaaatgttggaaaaaactCTACGAG aTACTCTAATATGAGATTACATCGAGCTTCAAATCATTTAGATTTAATTGGAAGAAG aagaagaagaagattcCTCATTGATAAACGTGTGGTATTCGTGTATCCGGCCATTATGAAATgcatcaaaaatttcgaaattacttTGTAG
- the PpV gene encoding serine/threonine-protein phosphatase 6 catalytic subunit — translation MSEIDKWIDIAKQCKYLPENDLKKLCNMVIELLLEESNIQPVSTPVTVCGDIHGQFYDLEELFRTGGQVPNTNYIFMGDFVDRGYFSLESLTRLLTLKVKWPDRITLLRGNHESRQITQVYGFYDECQTKYGNINAWKYCCKVFDFLAIAAIIDNQVFCVHGGLSPDLQTLDQIRSIERNQEIPYKGAFCDLVWSDPEEVDNFAVSPRGAGWLFGESVTQKFMEINNLKLICRAHQLVHEGYKYMFNDKLVTVWSAPNYCYRCGNVASILAFKTVDDKEPLIFNAVPNANRVIPEKTKTPYFL, via the exons ATGTCTGAAATTGACAAGTGGATTGATATCGCTAAACAGTGCAAGTATTTGCCGGAGAATGACTTAAAA AAATTATGCAACATGGTGATAGAGTTACTGCTAGAGGAGTCGAATATCCAACCCGTATCAACTCCAGTCACTGTTTGTGGAGATATTCACGGACAG TTCTATGATCTCGAAGAACTGTTCAGAACCGGCGGTCAAGTTCCCAATACCAATTATATCTTTATGGGCGATTTCGTCGACAGAGGTTATTTTAGTTTGGAATCATTGACTAGATTGTTGACGTTGAAGGTGAAATGGCCCGATAGAATCACTTTACTCAGAGGAAATCACGAATCGCGTCAGATAACTCAAGTTTACGGATTTTATG ACGAATGCCAAACGAAATACGGAAACATCAACGCGTGGAAATACTGCTGTAAAGTATTTGATTTCTTAGCGATAGCTGCT ATTATCGATAACCAGGTGTTCTGTGTCCATGGTGGCTTATCTCCAGATTTACAAACTTTGGATCAAATAAGAAGTATTGAACGCAATCAAGAAATACCTTACAAAG GTGCTTTTTGTGATCTCGTATGGTCTGATCCCGAAGAAGTTGATAATTTTGCTGTGAGTCCCAGAGGCGCTGGATGGCTATTTGGTGAATCGGTTActcaaaaatttatggaaataaataatttaaagttGATTTGCAGAGCTCATCAATTAGTTCACGAAG gaTATAAATATATGTTTAACGATAAACTCGTCACCGTATGGTCTGCTCCGAATTACTGTTATCGCTGTGGTAACGTCGCTTCGATATTAGCTTTTAAGACAGTAGACGACAAAGAACCTTTAATATTTAACGCTGTGCCTAATGCGAACAGAGTGATCCCGGAGAAAACGAAAACTCCTTATTTTTTGTGA